From the genome of Spirochaetaceae bacterium:
ATTGACGTTCGATCATCGACGGCATGACGGCCCGCGCGAGCGCGAACGTAGCGCGCAGGTTGACGTTGATCACCCGCTCCCACTCCTCGTCCGGCGTGTCCACGATGTGGTGCGGCTGCCCGATGCCGGCGTTGCTGACCAGAATCTCCACCGGTCCGAACGCCTGCACGGATCGGCGCACCAGTTCCTTGCACTCGTCGATTTCGCCGACGTCCGCCTTGACCGCGACTGCCTGCCCGCCCGCTTCGGCAATGCGTCCCACCGTGTGCGCGGCGGCCGCCTCGTCGCGCGACCAGTTCACCACCACGCGCGCCCCTTCGCGCGCCAGGGCGTAAGCGATCCCGCGCCCTATGCCGTGGCCGGCCCCGGTTACCAGGGCGACCCGTCCGTCAATTCCTGTTCCGGCCACTCCCATCGCTCAACCTCCGTGATCGTTCATGCGACCGCGACCTGGCGCACATGGCGCGCCCGGGTGTCGACGATCTTGTCCAGCAACCGGCCCTCCATCTCGCCGCGCAGCACGGCGGCGCCCGGGTCGGCCCAGCGGTTGTACCGTTGCACGGGATCCACGGCCAGATCAAACAACTCCCCATGCCGGTTGCCGCGATACCGCGTGTAGATGGCGCGGTCGGTCACCAGGGTGCGCAGCGACACGCCGCGGTAGTCTTCGTCGTTCTCGATCAGCACCGCGTCCTGTACCGCGCCGGCCCCGCCGGTCAGCAGCGGCACCAGGGACTTGCCCGGCAGCCGCGGCACGCCGTCATACATGCTGCGCTCGCCGGCGGTCTGCGCCGCCTCGGGACCGCGCCAGTCGGCGAACGGCTCCTCCGGGTAGGGCACGCCGGTGAACTCCAACAGCGTCGGCACCAGGTCGAGCAGGCTGACCAGGCCGTCGGCGGTGTGGCCGGCGCGCACCCCGCCGTCCGGCCAACTCACCAACAGGGGCACGCGCAGCACGCCCTGGTAGTGGTACGGGCCCTTGAACAGGATTCCGTGATCGCCCATCAGTTCACCGTGGTCGGACAGGAACACCACGATGGTGTTGTCGAGCCGGCCCTTGCGCTGCAGGTGATCGAGGATCCGCCCCACCCCCTGGTCGACCAGCCCCAACATCCCGTAGGCCAGGGCGCGCATCTCCGCAATCTGCGCCAGCGAGCGGTCGTCGGCCGGCAACGGTCCGCCGGCTACCCGCGCCCGGTGCGCGTAGTAGTCGAGCTGATGGTGGGGAGGCATCAGCGAGCGGTCGTCGTCCCACGCCTCCGGGCGCGGCATGTCGCGCGCGTGATAGCGGGAATGCCACGGTGCGGGCGGCCCGAACGGTTGGTGCGGGTCGGGGTAGGAACACCACAGGAAGAACGGTGCTGCACCGCTGCACCGGTCGATCGCCTGCACCGCGCGCTCGGTGATCCACTCGGTGTAATACAGCTCCTCGGGAATCGGCGAAAAATAGCTCTCGCGGTGCAGGCTCGAACGCACGCTCGCGCGCGCGGCGATGTCGGCCGCGGCGCGCGGATGGTGGTCTTCGAGCCAGTGCAGGTACTCGCCGAACACGCTGGCGCTGTGGCCGCCGACGAACGCTGCCTCCTCGAAGCCGAAGTAGGGGGCCGGCAGACGGGTTACGACGCGCCGGTCCCAGAGGTGGCGCGACTCCGGCAGGGCGGCCGGATCGTAGCGGTCGATGTTGGGCGTGCGCTCGGGCGTCGCCCACCAGCAGGAAAAGTGCGGCTTGCCCACCAGCGCGGTACGGTAACCGGCGCGGCGCAGAATCTCCGGCAGCACCACGGCCTGCGGTGACAGGTTGATGCCGTTCGCGCGCACCCCGTGGTCGCTCGGCAGCAGACCGGTAACCAGCGTGGCGCGCGACGGCATGCACACCGGATTGGCGCAGTAGGCGCGCGAGAAACGCACCCCGGAGGCGGCGATGCGGTCGATGTGCGGCGTGTCCAGCACGGGGTCACCGGCGCAACCGAGCCAGTCGGCGCGCTGCTGATCGGTGACGAACACCAGCACGTTGGGTGGCCTCGGCCGTTGCGCGGGGCGCGCGGCACCGCTCATGCTGCCGCCAGCCCCAGACTGTGCCAGCGTTCGCTCAGGTCGACCACGCTGCCGTGCAGCCGCGCCTCGTCGATGGCCAGCGCCGTGACGCTGGCCACCAGGCCGGCGCGTCCGCCCGCCGGCGGCGGCGCGGCGTCCAGCAGCGTCGCCACGCAGGCCGCCAGTTGGCGTGCGTCGCCGCCGCCGTGCTGGCCGGCGCCGCCCACCTCGGACCGTTCCCAGGCGCTGCCTTCGAAGTGCGGCGACCAAGCCACCGGCGCATACTGGAAGTGGCCCCAATACAGGTCGCCCTCGATGCAGCCGGCCTCGCCGGCGACGTACATGCGCCGGCTCGGCATGCCGCCGTTCTGGTTGGAGTGGAAGGTGGCGCGCACGCCGTTGTCATACTCGATGATCGCCACCTGGTGGTCGACGATGTCCTTGTCCGAGTTGAAGCAGCACAGGTCGAGCCGGCGGCCGTGGTTCATCTCGATCTCCGCGCGCGCGGCGGGCTTCGGCGGCGGATCCTCCAGGCGCAGGCGATGGGCGCAGTCCAGGTCGCAGTCGCGGCAGTAGAGCGGTGCGGACGGACGCGGAGTGAACACCGTCCGCCCGCCGAACGACGCCACGCGGCGCGGCAGCGCGCCGGCAAACCAGGTGAGAATGTCGAGGTCGTGGCAGCACTTCTCCAGCAGGTAGCTGCCGGTGAACTTGCGGAAGCGGCGCCAGTCGCGGTGGAAGAACGCGCCCTGGGTGGCGCTCAGGTTCTCGTTTGCCTCGATGCTCACCAGCCGTCCCAGGTCGCCGCGGTCGATGCGCGCCTTGATGCCGCGGTAGAACGGCGCGTGGCGCAACACGAAGCCGACGAACAGGTGCCGGTCGGCGGCGCTCGCCGCGTCCCAGATCGCCTGGCAGTCCGCTACGGTAGTAGCCATCGGCTTCTCGCAGAACACGTGCTTGCCGTTCTCGAACGCGGCAACCGCCGGCTCGCGGTGGGCATGGTCGGGCGCAGCGATTACCACGAGGTCCACGTCGTCGCGTTGCACCAAGTCGTGACACCCGTCGACCACCAGCGCGCCGGGCGCCAGCTCGGCGCGCGCCCGGTCGGCCGCATCGCGAACGGTGTCGTACAGCGCGGTAACGCGGGCGCGGCCGGTGGCCTGCAGGCCCTGCATTACCCGCCGTCCACGTGCGCCGCAGCCCACCGCGCCCACCCGCAGCTCATGCATCGCGACGCTTCCCGATTGTCGGCCGCAGGCAGCGCGGTCCAGTGGCCGGCGACGTCCAGGCGTTGCATCGCGGGCCAAGCGCGCACCGGCGGCGGCCGAGCGGCCAGAATAATCCGAGCGAGCGCTTGCTCGCCATCCCGATCCACCCGCGCGGCGGCGGCGTGAGGCCGCGGCCACGGCCGCTCGTGTGGGCGCCGTCGGTCGACGGGGTACCCGGGTGCCGTGTGACGGTTACCTGACATGGTCGCATCGCAGGGCGACTATAGCGGCGCAGGCCGCCTCCGCCCACCTCTGGTTACGCAAAACCGGCCGCGCCGGCACACGCCGGCCGCCGCGGGCTCGCCGCCCGCATCCGGGATCGGTTACACTGGCGGCCATGATCGGCGACTTGCACAAGGCGGCGGTGGTGGTCGAGAGCGTGGCGGAAGCGGAACGGTTCTACACCGAGGTACTCGGCCTGACGGTAGCCGCGCGCATTCCGAGCGGCACCGGTGCCGACGACGAAGACTACGTGATGCTGCACGCCGGACCGGCTACGCTGGAACTGATGCCGCGGAAGGCGATGGGTGTCGCGCCGGGGTTCCATCACCTGTCGTTTTGGGTCGCCGACGTGGATGCCGCCGCGGCCGCCCTGCGCGAGCGGGGGGTCACGCTGGAAACGGAGCCGTTCGACGCCCCCGGAGAGTTGCGGCTGGCGTTCTTCCGCGGCCCCGGCGGCGTGCTGCTGCAACTGTTTCAGCGCCGCTGACCCCATCCAACCAACCAGGCAAGGAGGAACACTTCATGGCTCAGCTTTCCATCACCTTTCTCGGACACGCGTCGTTCCGGTTCGAATCGGAGCGCGGCACGGTCAGCTACTTCGACCCGTGGCTCGACGGCAACCCCACGGCCACCATGGCGGCCGCCGAGGTGGACAAGGCGGACATCGTGCTCGCCACCCACGGCCACGCGGACCACATCGGCGACTGCTACGAGATCTGCCGGCAGACCGGAGCCGCGTTCGTCGGGCACTACGAACTGTGCGAGGTGGCGATGCAGGTGGGCGTGGCGGCGGACAACGTGCACCATCTCAACCCCGGCGGCTCGACGTCCATCGAGGACGTGGAGATCACCATGACCCAAGCGCACCACTCCCACTCGCTGTCCGACCACGTGCTGCCGCGCCCGCTGCCGGACGGGGTGC
Proteins encoded in this window:
- a CDS encoding SDR family oxidoreductase, whose amino-acid sequence is MGVAGTGIDGRVALVTGAGHGIGRGIAYALAREGARVVVNWSRDEAAAAHTVGRIAEAGGQAVAVKADVGEIDECKELVRRSVQAFGPVEILVSNAGIGQPHHIVDTPDEEWERVINVNLRATFALARAVMPSMIERQYGRVVTISSNIGFFGKGGASFATYGASKAGLIALTKGIAHEGAPYITANAIVPGGTNRQTADERGEKWPPPPAHDDKFFLGWRVPLNRVGTPEDIAAAVLYFVSDAGCYVTGQSLHVSGGSYMP
- a CDS encoding VOC family protein; the encoded protein is MIGDLHKAAVVVESVAEAERFYTEVLGLTVAARIPSGTGADDEDYVMLHAGPATLELMPRKAMGVAPGFHHLSFWVADVDAAAAALRERGVTLETEPFDAPGELRLAFFRGPGGVLLQLFQRR
- a CDS encoding Gfo/Idh/MocA family oxidoreductase; the protein is MHELRVGAVGCGARGRRVMQGLQATGRARVTALYDTVRDAADRARAELAPGALVVDGCHDLVQRDDVDLVVIAAPDHAHREPAVAAFENGKHVFCEKPMATTVADCQAIWDAASAADRHLFVGFVLRHAPFYRGIKARIDRGDLGRLVSIEANENLSATQGAFFHRDWRRFRKFTGSYLLEKCCHDLDILTWFAGALPRRVASFGGRTVFTPRPSAPLYCRDCDLDCAHRLRLEDPPPKPAARAEIEMNHGRRLDLCCFNSDKDIVDHQVAIIEYDNGVRATFHSNQNGGMPSRRMYVAGEAGCIEGDLYWGHFQYAPVAWSPHFEGSAWERSEVGGAGQHGGGDARQLAACVATLLDAAPPPAGGRAGLVASVTALAIDEARLHGSVVDLSERWHSLGLAAA
- a CDS encoding metal-dependent hydrolase; protein product: MAQLSITFLGHASFRFESERGTVSYFDPWLDGNPTATMAAAEVDKADIVLATHGHADHIGDCYEICRQTGAAFVGHYELCEVAMQVGVAADNVHHLNPGGSTSIEDVEITMTQAHHSHSLSDHVLPRPLPDGVLYHTGGAVAGYVMAYDNGITVYDAGDTCLFSDMQLISQMYGPQVAILPVGGKFTMGVREGARAASLVRADVVIPCHYSEALGQPADIEELTRQVKFLSPGTDVVPLQPGQTLVYTASSFAVSG
- a CDS encoding sulfatase-like hydrolase/transferase is translated as MSGAARPAQRPRPPNVLVFVTDQQRADWLGCAGDPVLDTPHIDRIAASGVRFSRAYCANPVCMPSRATLVTGLLPSDHGVRANGINLSPQAVVLPEILRRAGYRTALVGKPHFSCWWATPERTPNIDRYDPAALPESRHLWDRRVVTRLPAPYFGFEEAAFVGGHSASVFGEYLHWLEDHHPRAAADIAARASVRSSLHRESYFSPIPEELYYTEWITERAVQAIDRCSGAAPFFLWCSYPDPHQPFGPPAPWHSRYHARDMPRPEAWDDDRSLMPPHHQLDYYAHRARVAGGPLPADDRSLAQIAEMRALAYGMLGLVDQGVGRILDHLQRKGRLDNTIVVFLSDHGELMGDHGILFKGPYHYQGVLRVPLLVSWPDGGVRAGHTADGLVSLLDLVPTLLEFTGVPYPEEPFADWRGPEAAQTAGERSMYDGVPRLPGKSLVPLLTGGAGAVQDAVLIENDEDYRGVSLRTLVTDRAIYTRYRGNRHGELFDLAVDPVQRYNRWADPGAAVLRGEMEGRLLDKIVDTRARHVRQVAVA